One stretch of Hymenobacter chitinivorans DSM 11115 DNA includes these proteins:
- the aroB gene encoding 3-dehydroquinate synthase has translation MKKLNSLVAIGPHVLAELAEMLQQKAVSQVFVVADSNTVRHCYPVLEPYLPAHTLLEIPAGEEYKTLASCDTVWCALTEKSADRFAVVVNLGGGVVTDLGGFCAATYKRGIRFIQVPTTLLAQVDASVGGKTGVDFQGFKNQIGVFQEPAAVFIAPQFLQTLDERQLKSGYAEVVKHWLIADADAWATQRQEGVLVTDWSPIIRDSVATKQRIVEADPLESGLRKVLNFGHTVGHALESYLLVQPGREILHGEAVAAGMICESWLSVQKGLLSEAELDRIETFLFSVFDKVQFVTMETDAIAQLALQDKKNSGSTINCTLLQGIGKAVYDQPVTLAEIAESLRYYHRL, from the coding sequence ATGAAAAAATTGAACAGTTTGGTTGCAATCGGGCCTCACGTATTGGCTGAACTGGCCGAAATGCTGCAGCAGAAAGCCGTAAGCCAGGTTTTTGTAGTAGCCGACAGCAACACGGTGCGGCACTGCTACCCGGTGCTGGAGCCTTACCTGCCCGCACACACGCTGCTTGAAATTCCGGCGGGCGAGGAGTACAAAACCCTGGCCAGCTGCGACACGGTGTGGTGCGCGCTGACGGAGAAGTCGGCCGACCGGTTTGCGGTGGTTGTCAACCTGGGCGGGGGCGTGGTTACGGATCTGGGTGGTTTTTGCGCGGCTACCTACAAGCGCGGCATCCGCTTTATCCAGGTGCCCACCACGCTCCTGGCCCAGGTCGACGCCAGCGTGGGTGGCAAAACCGGGGTCGACTTTCAGGGCTTCAAAAACCAGATTGGCGTGTTTCAGGAGCCGGCCGCCGTGTTCATTGCTCCGCAGTTCCTGCAAACCCTGGATGAGCGGCAACTCAAATCGGGCTACGCCGAAGTTGTCAAGCACTGGCTGATTGCCGACGCCGACGCCTGGGCTACCCAGCGTCAGGAAGGCGTACTGGTAACCGATTGGAGCCCCATTATCCGGGATTCGGTGGCCACCAAGCAGCGCATCGTGGAGGCCGACCCGCTGGAATCGGGGCTGCGCAAAGTGCTCAACTTTGGCCATACCGTGGGCCACGCCCTGGAAAGCTACCTGCTGGTGCAGCCGGGCCGGGAGATTCTGCACGGCGAGGCCGTAGCAGCCGGCATGATTTGCGAGAGCTGGCTGTCGGTGCAGAAAGGACTGCTGAGTGAAGCTGAGCTGGACCGCATTGAAACCTTCCTGTTCTCGGTCTTTGATAAAGTGCAGTTTGTGACTATGGAAACCGACGCCATTGCCCAACTGGCCCTGCAGGACAAGAAAAACAGCGGCTCGACCATCAATTGCACCTTGTTGCAGGGTATTGGCAAGGCCGTGTACGACCAGCCCGTGACCCTGGCCGAAATAGCCGAGTCGCTGCGGTACTATCATCGGCTGTAG
- a CDS encoding 3-phosphoshikimate 1-carboxyvinyltransferase encodes MSLIDTSSSLQLQWTGGPLSGSAQLPASKSESNRALIIRALAGGGQLANLSDANDTELMQRLLATPLSADTLNAEDAGTVMRFLTAYLAVTGRQVELTGTARMRQRPIGVLVDALRQLGARISYTEQDGYPPLQLQGWQPELAADEPAELSVRGDISSQYISALMMVGNQLPGGLRLRLTGKVGSRPYIRMTQSLLQHFGGQCRDLGEVIEVRPQPYHAADYTIESDWSAASYWYAMVALGPEGSSITLPGLRRHSWQGDQAIVGIMNQLGVATEFHETGVTLTQQPVSAGVEQDFTDCPDLAQTVAVVAAALGVPLVLTGLESLRIKETDRIAALQAELAKFGGSLVDEGEGRFRVPVAEFRVAGQTIETYHDHRMAMAFAPLALRGPLTVLAPSVVRKSYPQFWAELRKAGFEVTEQA; translated from the coding sequence TTGTCACTCATCGATACTTCTTCCTCTCTGCAGCTGCAATGGACTGGCGGGCCGCTCAGCGGCAGTGCCCAGCTTCCAGCTTCCAAAAGTGAAAGCAACCGCGCCCTGATTATCCGGGCCCTGGCCGGCGGTGGGCAGCTTGCCAATCTTTCCGACGCCAATGACACCGAGCTCATGCAGCGCCTGCTAGCCACGCCCTTGAGCGCCGATACGCTGAATGCCGAAGATGCCGGCACCGTGATGCGCTTCCTGACGGCCTACTTGGCCGTAACCGGCCGGCAAGTGGAGCTCACCGGTACGGCCCGGATGCGGCAGCGGCCCATCGGCGTGCTCGTAGATGCCCTACGCCAACTCGGGGCCCGCATCAGCTACACTGAGCAGGATGGCTACCCACCATTGCAACTGCAAGGCTGGCAGCCCGAGCTGGCCGCCGATGAACCCGCCGAGCTCAGCGTGCGGGGCGACATCAGCAGCCAGTACATTTCGGCCCTGATGATGGTGGGCAACCAGCTGCCCGGCGGCCTGCGCCTGCGTCTGACCGGTAAAGTCGGCTCCCGGCCCTACATCCGCATGACCCAGTCGTTGCTGCAGCATTTCGGCGGGCAGTGCCGGGATTTGGGAGAGGTAATCGAAGTGCGGCCCCAACCTTACCACGCCGCCGATTATACCATTGAGTCGGACTGGTCGGCGGCTAGCTACTGGTACGCCATGGTGGCTCTGGGCCCCGAGGGTTCCAGCATCACATTGCCGGGGTTGCGCCGCCATTCCTGGCAGGGCGACCAGGCCATTGTTGGGATTATGAACCAACTAGGCGTAGCCACCGAGTTCCACGAAACCGGCGTGACCCTGACTCAGCAGCCAGTAAGCGCCGGCGTAGAGCAGGATTTCACCGACTGCCCCGACCTGGCCCAAACCGTAGCCGTAGTAGCCGCCGCCCTGGGTGTGCCGCTGGTGCTCACCGGCCTGGAAAGTCTGCGCATCAAGGAAACCGACCGGATTGCGGCCCTGCAAGCGGAGTTGGCCAAGTTCGGCGGTTCGTTGGTTGACGAGGGCGAAGGACGCTTCCGGGTACCGGTAGCGGAGTTCCGGGTAGCGGGTCAAACCATCGAAACTTACCACGACCACCGCATGGCTATGGCTTTTGCGCCGCTGGCGTTGCGCGGCCCGCTCACGGTGCTGGCTCCCTCAGTCGTACGCAAATCCTACCCGCAGTTCTGGGCCGAGCTGCGCAAAGCGGGTTTTGAAGTAACGGAACAAGCTTAG
- a CDS encoding ABC transporter substrate-binding protein, with protein MELPFVQPPLTVTDQLNRRVAVPFPPLRIVSLVPSQTELLYDLGLGSRVVGVTKFCIHPAEARQQATIIGGTKNFDFEKIEALRPDLIIGNKEENYQAGIEQLAQKYPVWLSDISNLDEALDMIRRVGLITGRKPAADAMADEIAGSFAAPPEPAALTPAAYFIWRKPYMVAAGNTFIDTMLPRAGFRNVFANQSRYPEISAEQLAAAAPAVILLSSEPYPFAEKHVAEFQQICPSATVRIVDGELFSWHGSRLRHSAAYFQSLQH; from the coding sequence GTGGAGCTTCCCTTCGTTCAGCCCCCGCTTACCGTCACCGACCAGCTGAACCGGCGGGTGGCGGTGCCGTTTCCGCCCCTGCGCATTGTGTCCCTGGTGCCTTCCCAGACCGAGCTGCTGTATGATTTGGGTTTGGGCAGCCGGGTGGTAGGCGTGACCAAGTTTTGCATTCACCCGGCCGAAGCCCGGCAGCAGGCCACCATTATCGGGGGCACCAAGAACTTCGACTTCGAGAAAATTGAGGCGCTGCGGCCCGATTTGATTATTGGCAACAAGGAGGAAAACTACCAGGCCGGCATCGAGCAATTGGCGCAGAAATACCCGGTGTGGCTCAGCGACATCAGCAACCTGGACGAGGCCCTGGATATGATTCGCCGCGTGGGGCTGATTACCGGCCGCAAGCCCGCCGCCGACGCAATGGCCGACGAAATAGCCGGTTCGTTTGCCGCCCCGCCCGAGCCGGCGGCCCTCACGCCGGCGGCGTACTTTATCTGGCGCAAGCCCTACATGGTGGCCGCCGGCAATACGTTTATTGATACGATGCTGCCCCGGGCTGGCTTCCGCAACGTGTTTGCCAACCAGAGCCGCTACCCCGAAATAAGCGCCGAGCAGCTGGCCGCCGCGGCGCCGGCCGTTATTCTGCTGTCGTCGGAGCCCTACCCTTTCGCCGAAAAGCACGTGGCCGAGTTCCAGCAAATCTGTCCCTCGGCCACGGTGCGTATTGTTGATGGGGAGCTGTTCAGCTGGCACGGCAGCCGGCTGCGGCACTCGGCGGCCTACTTTCAGTCTCTACAGCACTAA
- a CDS encoding glycosyltransferase family protein, which produces MKIAGFTIVRNAVLNDYPVVEAIESILPVVDEMVVSIGDGDDGTEELIRSIDSPKLRIVHSVWDPALRQGGQVLAVETNKAFQQISPDADWAFYIQADEVVPEQYHAAIRAAAERHLADKRVEGLLFKYLHFYGTFDYVGDSRRWYGHEVRIIRNDKAITSYKDAQGFRRNGEKLRVQPADGFVYHYGWVKNPEQMLRKMKHINQFWHGDKPAEEQPLATADVFNFDDFDSLEKFTGQHPRVMQRRIARLNWHVDIDVTQKRFSLKNKLLYWIEKTTGKRLFEFKNYQLL; this is translated from the coding sequence ATGAAAATTGCCGGCTTCACCATCGTTCGAAACGCGGTGCTCAACGACTATCCCGTGGTGGAAGCCATTGAGTCGATTCTGCCCGTGGTGGACGAAATGGTGGTCAGCATCGGCGACGGGGACGACGGGACTGAGGAGTTGATTCGCAGCATCGACTCGCCCAAGCTGCGCATTGTGCACTCAGTTTGGGACCCAGCCCTGCGCCAGGGCGGGCAGGTGCTGGCCGTGGAAACCAACAAGGCCTTTCAGCAGATTTCACCCGATGCCGACTGGGCTTTCTACATTCAGGCCGACGAGGTAGTGCCCGAGCAGTACCACGCCGCCATCCGGGCTGCCGCCGAGCGGCACCTAGCCGATAAACGCGTGGAAGGGCTGCTGTTCAAGTACCTGCACTTCTACGGCACGTTCGACTACGTGGGCGACTCCCGCCGCTGGTATGGGCACGAGGTGCGCATCATCCGCAACGACAAGGCCATTACGTCTTACAAGGATGCCCAGGGCTTTCGGCGCAATGGCGAAAAGCTGCGCGTACAGCCTGCCGACGGCTTCGTATACCACTACGGCTGGGTGAAGAACCCCGAGCAGATGCTGCGCAAGATGAAGCACATCAACCAGTTCTGGCACGGCGACAAACCCGCCGAGGAACAGCCACTGGCCACGGCCGACGTGTTCAACTTCGACGACTTCGACTCCCTGGAGAAATTTACCGGCCAGCACCCGCGCGTCATGCAGCGCCGCATTGCCCGTCTCAACTGGCACGTTGACATCGACGTGACCCAGAAGCGGTTTTCGTTGAAGAACAAGCTGCTCTACTGGATTGAGAAAACGACTGGCAAACGCCTGTTCGAGTTCAAGAACTACCAGCTGCTCTAA
- a CDS encoding M42 family metallopeptidase codes for MRQESFDFLQRYLNNASPTGFEKEGQKLWLDYLKPYIDEYFVDTYGTVVGVINPQAEYKVVIEAHADEISYFVNYITKEGYIYLRRNGGSDALVAPSKRVNIHTDKGVVKAVFGWPAIHVRKVEQDKAPTIETIFLDCGASSQKEVEEMGIHVGSVVTFEDEFMVMNEKFYVGRALDNRVGGFMIAEVARMLKENGKTLPFGLYIVNAVQEEIGLRGAEMVAHRINPNVAIITDVTHDTQSPMYEKKTAGDLHCGKGPVITYGPAVQNNLRDLIIKSAQEAEIPFQRAAATRATGTDTDAFAYSGSGVASALISLPLKYMHTTVETVHAEDVDNVTKLIYETLLRIEDGHDFRYFS; via the coding sequence ATGCGTCAAGAAAGCTTTGATTTCCTTCAGCGCTACCTGAATAACGCCTCCCCCACCGGCTTTGAGAAAGAAGGCCAGAAGCTGTGGCTTGACTACCTCAAACCCTACATCGACGAGTACTTCGTGGATACCTACGGTACCGTCGTGGGCGTTATTAATCCGCAAGCCGAGTACAAAGTCGTGATTGAGGCTCACGCCGACGAAATCAGCTACTTCGTTAACTACATCACCAAGGAAGGCTACATCTACCTGCGCCGCAACGGCGGCTCGGATGCCCTGGTGGCGCCTTCCAAGCGCGTGAATATCCACACCGACAAGGGCGTGGTGAAGGCCGTATTCGGCTGGCCCGCTATTCACGTGCGCAAGGTAGAGCAGGACAAGGCCCCGACCATCGAAACGATTTTCCTGGACTGCGGCGCCTCGTCGCAGAAGGAAGTCGAGGAAATGGGCATCCACGTGGGCTCCGTCGTGACCTTCGAGGATGAGTTCATGGTGATGAACGAGAAGTTCTACGTGGGCCGGGCCCTCGACAACCGGGTGGGCGGCTTCATGATTGCCGAAGTAGCCCGCATGCTCAAGGAAAACGGCAAAACCCTGCCCTTCGGCCTTTACATCGTGAATGCGGTGCAGGAGGAAATCGGGCTGCGCGGGGCCGAAATGGTAGCCCACCGCATCAACCCCAATGTGGCCATCATTACGGACGTGACCCACGATACTCAGTCGCCGATGTACGAGAAAAAGACGGCCGGCGACCTGCACTGCGGCAAAGGACCCGTTATTACCTACGGTCCGGCGGTGCAGAACAATCTGCGGGACCTGATTATCAAGAGCGCCCAGGAAGCCGAAATTCCCTTCCAGCGCGCCGCCGCCACCCGCGCTACCGGCACCGATACCGACGCGTTTGCCTACTCCGGCTCGGGTGTGGCTTCGGCCCTGATTTCGCTGCCCCTGAAGTACATGCACACCACGGTGGAAACCGTGCACGCCGAAGATGTGGACAACGTGACCAAGCTCATCTACGAGACGCTGCTGCGCATCGAGGACGGCCACGACTTCCGTTATTTCAGCTAG
- a CDS encoding acyl-CoA carboxylase subunit beta, with protein MSDPHAEAQLSKLEILDRKNQEALLGGGQARIDAQHAKGKLTARERVDLLLDEGSFEEIGKFVMHRSKDFGLDKEYYLGDGVITGYGTVNGRLIYVFSQDFTVFGGSLSETHAEKIVKIMDLAMKNGAPVIGLNDSGGARIQEGVVSLGGYADIFYKNTLASGVIPQLSAIMGPCAGGAVYSPAITDFILMVENTSYMFVTGPNVVKTVTHENVTSEELGGASTHSAKSGVTHFSCANEVACINHLKALLSYMPQNCEETAPTLPYEAQGDESRPALDNIIPENPNQPYDIREVIEGIIDADSFLEVHQNFAENIVVGFARLGGRSIGIVGNQPAVLAGVLDINASTKAARFVRFCDSFNIPLLVLEDVPGFLPGTDQEWRGIITNGAKLLYAFCEATVPRITVITRKAYGGAYDVMNSKHIGADMNYAWPTAEIAVMGAKGAAEIIFKREIAQAADPEAKLQEKVDEYQQKFATPYRAAHRGFVDEVILPSQTRQKLIRAFKMLENKVDVLPRKKHGNIPL; from the coding sequence ATGTCCGATCCGCACGCTGAAGCCCAACTAAGCAAACTCGAAATTCTCGACCGCAAAAATCAGGAGGCCCTGCTCGGCGGCGGCCAAGCCCGCATCGACGCCCAACACGCCAAAGGCAAGCTCACGGCCCGGGAACGGGTGGATTTGCTGCTCGACGAAGGCTCGTTTGAGGAAATCGGCAAGTTCGTCATGCACCGCTCCAAGGACTTCGGCCTGGACAAGGAATATTACCTCGGTGACGGAGTTATTACGGGCTACGGCACGGTAAACGGCCGTTTGATCTACGTCTTTTCCCAGGACTTCACGGTGTTTGGCGGCTCGCTGAGCGAAACCCACGCCGAGAAAATCGTCAAGATTATGGACCTGGCTATGAAGAACGGCGCGCCCGTAATCGGCCTGAACGACTCGGGCGGGGCCCGGATTCAGGAAGGCGTGGTGAGCCTGGGCGGTTACGCCGACATTTTCTACAAGAATACCCTGGCCTCGGGCGTCATTCCGCAGCTCTCGGCCATCATGGGCCCGTGCGCGGGCGGCGCGGTATATTCGCCGGCCATTACCGACTTCATTCTGATGGTGGAAAACACGAGCTATATGTTCGTGACGGGCCCCAACGTGGTGAAGACCGTGACCCACGAAAACGTGACCAGCGAAGAGTTGGGCGGCGCCAGCACCCACTCGGCCAAGAGCGGCGTGACCCACTTCAGCTGCGCCAACGAAGTGGCCTGCATCAACCACCTCAAGGCCCTGCTGAGCTACATGCCCCAGAACTGCGAGGAAACGGCTCCTACCCTGCCCTACGAGGCCCAGGGCGACGAGTCGCGCCCGGCGCTGGACAACATCATTCCCGAAAACCCCAACCAGCCCTACGACATTCGCGAGGTTATCGAAGGCATCATTGACGCGGATTCCTTCCTGGAAGTACACCAGAACTTTGCCGAAAATATCGTCGTAGGTTTTGCCCGCCTCGGGGGCCGCAGCATTGGCATTGTGGGCAACCAGCCGGCCGTTTTGGCGGGTGTGCTCGACATCAACGCTTCGACCAAGGCGGCCCGTTTCGTGCGGTTCTGCGACTCGTTCAACATTCCGCTGCTGGTGCTGGAAGACGTACCCGGCTTCTTGCCCGGCACCGACCAGGAATGGCGCGGCATCATCACCAACGGGGCCAAGCTGCTCTACGCCTTCTGCGAAGCTACCGTGCCGCGCATCACCGTTATTACCCGCAAAGCCTACGGCGGAGCCTACGACGTAATGAACTCCAAGCACATCGGGGCCGACATGAACTACGCCTGGCCCACGGCCGAAATTGCGGTAATGGGCGCCAAAGGTGCGGCGGAAATTATCTTCAAGCGCGAAATTGCCCAGGCGGCCGACCCCGAAGCCAAGCTCCAGGAAAAGGTGGACGAATACCAGCAGAAATTCGCCACGCCGTACCGGGCGGCCCACCGCGGGTTCGTCGACGAAGTTATTCTGCCCTCCCAAACCCGGCAAAAGTTAATTCGGGCGTTTAAGATGCTGGAAAACAAGGTAGATGTGCTGCCACGCAAGAAACACGGGAATATTCCACTCTAG
- a CDS encoding ATP-dependent Clp protease ATP-binding subunit, giving the protein MEAKFSNRVKEVISLSREEAIRLGHDYIGTEHLLLGMIREGEGTAIGLLKKLGVSVEELKYALEQATRNTATQGTSITGSIPLTKQTEKVLKITYLEAKIFKSEIIGTEHLLLSILRDEDNISSQILSKFNVNYEAVRDSLDYHGNTAPTDRAPDTDDDDNDKLFGGSAGRGGAGSSAAPRKQGEKSRTPVLDNFGRDLTKLAEEDKLDPIVGREKEIERVAQILSRRKKNNPILIGEPGVGKTAIAEGLALRIIQKKVSRVLFGKRVVTLDLASLVAGTKYRGQFEERMKAVMNELEKSPDVILFIDELHTIVGAGGASGSLDASNMFKPALARGEIQCIGATTLDEYRQYIEKDGALARRFQMVMVDPTTPEETIEILHNIKDKYQDHHHVLYTDKAIEACVKLSDRYMSDRFLPDKAIDILDEAGARVHINNIVVPEDILKLEESIENIKTEKNRVVKSQKYEEAAQLRDKEKKLLEQLDQAKKNWEDETKKKRYTVKEENVAEVIAMMTGIPVSRVAQNESQKLLNMGEELQGKVIGQDKAIKQLVKAIQRTRVGLKDPKKPIGSFVFLGPTGVGKTELAKVLATYLFDKEDALVRVDMSEYMEKFSVSRLVGAPPGYVGYEEGGQLTEKIRRKPYSVILLDEIEKAHPDVYNLLLQVLDDGILTDGLGRKVDFRNTIIIMTSNIGARDLADFGAGIGFGTKARTENLDEITKGTITNALRKTFSPEFLNRLDDVIVFNSLEKKDIHKIIDISLSKLLSRIQTLGYKVELTEAAKDFVADKGYDPKYGARPLNRAIQKYIEDPIAEEILKAEIAQGDVITADFTEGAEELTFAVSKSGEQTNLASDERPEEAPESPDTEKGK; this is encoded by the coding sequence ATGGAAGCTAAATTCTCAAATCGAGTCAAGGAGGTCATCTCCCTGAGCCGGGAAGAGGCCATCCGGCTCGGTCACGACTATATCGGTACCGAACACCTATTACTAGGCATGATTCGCGAAGGGGAAGGCACTGCTATCGGCTTGCTCAAGAAATTGGGCGTGTCGGTGGAAGAGCTGAAATACGCCCTTGAGCAAGCCACTCGTAATACGGCCACCCAGGGCACGAGCATCACCGGCTCGATTCCCCTGACCAAACAGACCGAGAAAGTTCTCAAGATCACCTACCTGGAGGCCAAAATCTTCAAGAGTGAAATCATTGGCACGGAACACCTGTTGCTGTCGATTTTGCGCGACGAAGACAATATTTCTTCCCAAATCCTGAGCAAATTCAACGTGAACTACGAAGCCGTTCGCGACTCGCTGGACTACCACGGCAACACTGCCCCCACCGACCGCGCCCCCGACACTGACGACGACGACAACGACAAACTCTTTGGCGGCAGCGCCGGCCGCGGTGGCGCGGGCAGCAGCGCCGCCCCGCGCAAGCAAGGGGAGAAGTCGCGGACGCCCGTTCTCGACAATTTTGGTCGCGACCTGACCAAGCTGGCTGAGGAAGACAAGCTCGACCCCATCGTGGGCCGGGAAAAGGAAATTGAGCGCGTTGCCCAAATCCTGTCGCGCCGTAAAAAGAACAACCCCATCCTCATTGGTGAGCCCGGGGTAGGTAAAACGGCAATTGCCGAAGGCCTCGCCCTGCGCATCATCCAGAAGAAAGTCTCGCGCGTGCTCTTCGGCAAGCGCGTCGTAACCCTCGACCTGGCTTCGCTGGTAGCTGGTACCAAGTACCGCGGCCAGTTCGAAGAGCGGATGAAGGCCGTGATGAACGAGCTGGAGAAGTCGCCCGACGTTATCCTGTTTATCGATGAGCTCCACACCATCGTAGGCGCCGGCGGTGCCTCCGGTTCGCTGGACGCCTCGAACATGTTCAAACCAGCTTTGGCCCGCGGCGAAATTCAATGCATCGGCGCCACCACGCTGGACGAGTACCGGCAGTATATCGAGAAGGATGGCGCCCTGGCCCGTCGTTTCCAGATGGTAATGGTGGACCCCACCACGCCCGAGGAAACCATCGAAATCCTGCACAACATCAAAGACAAGTACCAGGACCACCACCACGTACTGTACACCGACAAGGCCATTGAGGCCTGCGTCAAGCTGTCGGACCGCTACATGAGTGACCGGTTCCTGCCCGACAAAGCCATTGACATCCTCGATGAGGCTGGTGCGCGCGTGCACATCAACAACATCGTGGTGCCCGAGGATATCCTGAAGCTTGAAGAGAGCATCGAGAATATCAAGACGGAGAAAAACCGGGTGGTAAAGTCGCAGAAATACGAGGAAGCCGCCCAGCTTCGCGACAAGGAAAAGAAACTTCTGGAGCAGCTCGACCAGGCCAAAAAGAACTGGGAGGACGAGACCAAGAAGAAGCGCTACACGGTGAAAGAGGAAAACGTGGCCGAAGTTATTGCCATGATGACCGGTATTCCCGTGAGCCGCGTGGCTCAGAACGAAAGCCAGAAGCTGCTCAACATGGGCGAAGAGCTGCAAGGCAAAGTGATTGGCCAGGACAAAGCCATCAAGCAACTGGTGAAAGCCATTCAGCGCACCCGCGTGGGCCTGAAGGACCCCAAGAAGCCAATTGGTTCGTTCGTATTCCTGGGCCCGACCGGTGTTGGTAAGACGGAGCTGGCCAAGGTTCTGGCTACCTACCTTTTCGACAAGGAAGACGCCTTGGTGCGTGTCGACATGAGCGAATACATGGAGAAATTCAGCGTATCGCGCCTCGTGGGGGCACCTCCCGGCTACGTGGGCTACGAAGAAGGCGGTCAGCTGACGGAGAAAATCCGCCGCAAGCCGTACTCGGTTATCCTGCTCGACGAGATTGAAAAGGCTCACCCCGACGTGTACAACCTGCTCCTGCAGGTGCTCGACGACGGTATCCTGACTGACGGTTTGGGTCGCAAGGTTGACTTCCGCAACACCATCATCATCATGACCTCCAACATTGGGGCGCGTGACCTGGCGGACTTCGGCGCTGGTATTGGTTTTGGTACCAAGGCCCGGACGGAAAACCTGGATGAGATTACCAAAGGCACCATCACCAATGCTCTGCGGAAAACCTTCTCGCCCGAGTTCCTCAACCGTTTGGACGACGTTATCGTCTTCAACTCGCTCGAGAAGAAAGATATCCACAAGATTATCGACATCTCGCTGTCGAAGCTGCTCTCGCGCATTCAGACGCTCGGCTACAAAGTGGAGCTGACCGAAGCCGCCAAGGACTTCGTGGCCGACAAAGGCTACGACCCCAAGTACGGTGCACGGCCGCTGAACCGGGCTATCCAGAAGTACATCGAAGATCCGATTGCTGAGGAAATCCTGAAAGCCGAAATTGCCCAGGGTGACGTCATCACCGCCGACTTCACGGAAGGCGCGGAAGAACTAACCTTCGCCGTGAGCAAGAGCGGGGAGCAAACCAACCTCGCCAGCGACGAGCGGCCCGAAGAGGCCCCCGAGTCGCCGGACACCGAGAAAGGCAAGTAA
- a CDS encoding WbqC family protein: MPILFESQYNPPAQFFAELPGHDALWLERHDNYRKQTYRNRCLILTNQGVKPLTVPVIDGNRSEKVLTSAIEIDYRQNWVHQHWRSLQTAYGGTPYFEYYADYLHDIYLQKPALLFELNLAFLRFYFRCLRLRTPVEFTTEYHPQYAPALVLDRRDCLTPKAPDGTEPDRKSVRPYPQTFGKDFVPGLSILDLLFMQGPAAGSFLA; this comes from the coding sequence GTGCCCATCCTCTTCGAATCCCAGTACAACCCGCCCGCCCAGTTCTTTGCCGAGCTGCCCGGCCACGACGCCCTCTGGCTGGAACGCCACGACAACTACCGCAAGCAAACCTACCGGAACCGCTGCCTGATTCTGACCAACCAGGGCGTCAAGCCGCTCACAGTGCCCGTTATTGACGGCAACCGCAGCGAAAAAGTCCTAACCTCAGCCATTGAAATCGACTACCGCCAGAACTGGGTGCACCAGCATTGGCGCAGCCTGCAAACCGCCTACGGCGGTACTCCGTACTTTGAGTATTACGCTGATTATCTGCACGACATCTACTTGCAGAAGCCCGCGCTACTTTTCGAACTCAATCTAGCCTTTCTGCGGTTCTACTTCCGCTGCCTGCGGTTGCGCACTCCCGTGGAGTTCACCACCGAGTATCACCCTCAGTACGCCCCTGCTCTCGTGCTCGACCGGCGCGATTGTCTGACACCAAAGGCCCCGGATGGCACAGAACCTGACAGGAAGTCGGTTCGGCCCTATCCGCAGACGTTTGGTAAAGATTTTGTACCGGGACTCAGCATCTTAGACCTGCTTTTTATGCAGGGACCGGCCGCCGGCAGTTTTCTTGCGTAG
- a CDS encoding lysophospholipid acyltransferase family protein produces MTERSTRTYHWGYLPLQWLLMGLAHLPLSVLHVLAGGLYGLMHYVIGYRKRVVLENLRNSFPEKPEAEIQRIRKGFYRHFSQVMVEILKLAAMSDEELRRRVVIRNPELLSGPFAQGRTVLALGSHAGNWEWILPAGALEFPGRAYGVYKPLSNPFFEDFLFRLRTRSGAHLIPMRDTLRDLIKRRTEGRAMSMLTDQAAGPEDRPYWTQFLNQETSFYSSADRLASQFNCPVVYVNIKRVKRGYYELVILPLHDGTTPLDKDGYVVTEAFARHLERDIQAAPASYLWTHRRWKHKRGA; encoded by the coding sequence ATGACCGAACGAAGTACTCGCACTTACCACTGGGGCTACTTGCCCCTGCAGTGGCTCTTGATGGGCCTGGCCCACTTACCCTTGTCCGTGCTGCACGTGCTGGCCGGGGGCCTCTACGGACTTATGCACTACGTTATTGGCTACCGCAAGCGGGTGGTGCTGGAAAACCTGCGCAACTCGTTCCCGGAAAAGCCGGAAGCCGAAATTCAGCGGATTCGCAAGGGCTTTTACCGGCACTTTTCCCAGGTGATGGTCGAGATTCTGAAGCTGGCCGCCATGTCGGACGAGGAGCTGCGCCGACGCGTGGTTATCCGGAATCCGGAGCTGCTGTCCGGGCCCTTTGCCCAGGGCCGCACGGTGCTGGCCCTGGGCTCCCACGCCGGCAACTGGGAGTGGATTCTGCCGGCCGGAGCCCTGGAGTTTCCCGGCCGGGCCTACGGCGTGTACAAGCCCCTGAGCAACCCGTTCTTCGAAGACTTTCTGTTTCGGCTGCGCACCCGCAGTGGGGCCCACCTGATTCCGATGCGCGACACGCTGCGGGACCTTATCAAGCGGCGCACCGAAGGGCGGGCCATGAGCATGCTCACCGACCAGGCCGCTGGCCCCGAAGACCGTCCGTACTGGACCCAGTTTCTGAATCAGGAAACCAGCTTTTACAGCAGCGCCGACCGGCTGGCCAGCCAGTTCAACTGCCCAGTGGTGTACGTGAACATTAAGCGCGTGAAACGGGGCTACTACGAGCTGGTAATTCTGCCCCTGCACGACGGCACCACCCCGCTGGACAAGGATGGCTACGTGGTGACCGAAGCCTTTGCCCGCCACCTGGAGCGCGACATTCAGGCCGCCCCCGCCAGCTACCTCTGGACGCACCGCCGCTGGAAGCACAAACGGGGGGCTTAA